A genomic window from Glycine max cultivar Williams 82 chromosome 17, Glycine_max_v4.0, whole genome shotgun sequence includes:
- the LOC100794722 gene encoding probable serine/threonine-protein kinase PBL21, which yields MSCFCTSRSRGKDVGLVVDNLGLGSSNKGNKKASATSFSFRELASAASGFKEVNLIGEGGFGKVYKGRLSATLGSQLVAIKQLRLDGESHQGNREFVTEVLMLSLLHHSNLVKLIGYCTHGDQRLLVYEYMPMGSLENHLFDPNPNKEALSWKTRLNIAVGAARGLQYLHCEANPPVIYRDLKSANILLDYNLKPKLSDFGLAKLGPVGDNTHVSTRVMGTYGYCAPEYAMSGKLTLKSDIYSFGVVLLELITGRKAMDVNRRPREQSLVAWSRPFLSDRRKLSHIVDPRLEGNYPLRCLHNAIAITAMCLQEQPNLRPSIGDIVVALEYLASERVSEIIRHGVRSQPRSETETNSN from the exons ATGAGCTGCTTTTGTACTTCTCGTTCTCGTGGGAAGGATGTGGGCCTTGTTGTTGATAATTTAGGTTTAGGGTCGTCAAATAAAGGCAACAAGAAAGCCTCAGCGACGAGTTTCAGTTTTCGGGAGCTTGCATCGGCAGCGAGTGGTTTTAAGGAAGTGAATTTGATTGGGGAAGGAGGTTTTGGAAAGGTTTACAAGGGTCGTCTTTCTGCTACACTAGGAAGCCAACTTGTTGCTATAAAACAATTACGTCTTGATGGTGAAAGTCACCAAGGTAATCGGGAATTTGTCACCGAGGTTCTTATGTTAAGCCTCCTTCACCATTCCAATCTTGTCAAATTGATTGGCTACTGCACCCATGGAGATCAAAGGCTTTTGGTTTATGAATACATGCCTATGGGTAGCCTCGAAAACCATCTCTTCG ATCCTAACCCTAACAAAGAAGCACTAAGTTGGAAAACTCGACTGAACATTGCTGTGGGGGCTGCCCGAGGTCTCCAGTATCTCCATTGTGAAGCGAATCCACCTGTTATCTATCGGGACTTGAAATCTGCCAACATCTTATTAGACTATAATTTAAAACCGAAACTGTCTGATTTTGGGCTTGCTAAACTAGGACCTGTTGGAGACAATACCCATGTTTCCACCAGAGTCATGGGAACATATGGCTACTGTGCCCCCGAGTATGCCATGAGTGGCAAATTAACTCTTAAATCTGATATCTACAGCTTTGGTGTCGTCTTGCTAGAGTTGATCACTGGACGGAAGGCAATGGATGTCAATAGAAGACCCCGCGAGCAAAGCTTGGTTGCATGG TCTCGCCCATTCTTGAGTGACCGGAGAAAGCTTTCGCATATCGTTGATCCTCGTTTGGAAGGAAACTACCCCTTACGTTGTTTGCACAATGCAATTGCTATTACGGCAATGTGCCTCCAGGAGCAACCGAATCTTCGTCCGTCcattggtgatattgttgtggCACTGGAGTACTTGGCCTCTGAAAGAGTTTCTGAAATCATCAGGCATGGTGTGCGCAGCCAACCACGATCAGAAACTGAAACAAATAGCAACTAG
- the LOC100784676 gene encoding short-chain dehydrogenase/reductase family 42E member 1, whose product MNQGNLGELIRMHLSENEGIEGKTFVVTGGLGFVGSGLCLELIRRGAVEVRAFDLRLSSPWSRPLKDKGVLCIQGDVARKEDVERALRGADCVFHLAAFGMSGKEMLQFGRVDEVNINGTCHVIDACLYLGIKRLVYCSTCNVVFGGQQIINGNETLPYFPIDHHVDPYGRSKSIAEQLVLKNNARTLKSDSSGNHRLYTCAVRPAAIYGPGEDRHLPRIVTMARLGLLLFRIGDQTVKSDWIFVDNLVLALILASMGLLDDNLSKGKRPVAAGQAYFISDGSPVNSFEFLQPLLRSLGYELPKTSLPVERALVLGRICWAVYTILYPWLNRWWLPQPFILPSEVHKVGVTHYFSYLKAKEEIGYAPMVTSREGMALTISYWQERKRTTLDGPTIYAWLFCVIGMISLFCGAFLPDIGIMSLLRTTCLFVFRSMWVTRLVFLLATAAHIAEAIYAWYLAKRVDPANARGWFWQTFALGFFSLRLLLKRARK is encoded by the exons ATGAATCAGGGGAATCTAGGCGAGTTAATCAGAATGCACTTGAGCGAGAACGAAGGGATAGAGGGGAAGACCTTCGTGGTCACCGGTGGACTGGGATTCGTGGGATCTGGTCTCTGCTTGGAGCTCATACGTAGAGGTGCCGTAGAGGTGCGAGCCTTTGACCTCCGCCTCTCTTCTCCTTGGTCGCGTCCTCTCAAGGACAAGGGAGTCCTCTGCATCCAAG GGGATGTTGCCCGCAAAGAAGACGTGGAAAGGGCCCTTCGCGGTGCCGACTGTGTATTCCACCTTGCGGCCTTCGGAATGTCAGGCAAAGAGATGCTCCAATTTGGTCGCGTCGATGAAGTCAACATTAATGGTACTTGCCATGTTATCGACGCTTGCCTCTACCTCGGCATCAAAAGGCTTGTCTACTGTAGCACATGCAATGTTGTCTTTGGCGGTCAACAGATCATCAATGGGAATGAGACATTGCCCTATTTCCCAATTGATCACCATGTCGATCCTTATGGCCGCAGCAAATCTATTGCTGAACAGTTGGTTCTTAAGAACAATGCCCGCACTCTCAA GAGCGATTCCTCCGGGAATCATCGTCTTTACACTTGTGCTGTTCGTCCAGCTGCAATCTATGGACCGGGTGAAGACAGACACCTTCCAAGGATCGTAACCATGGCAAGGTTGGGTCTCCTTTTGTTCAGAATTGGCGACCAAACTGTAAAATCAGATTGGATTTTTGTGGATAACCTTGTCCTTGCTCTTATATTGGCGAGTATGGGACTTTTGGATGACAATCTTAGCAAGGGAAAACGCCCTGTAGCTGCTGGCCAGGCCTACTTTATATCTGATG GCTCACCGGTCAATTCTTTTGAATTCCTGCAGCCTCTACTTAGGAGTTTGGGTTATGAACTGCCAAAGACTTCCCTACCAGTCGAACGTGCTCTTGTTCTCGGGAGGATTTGCTGGGCTGTTTATACAATCCTATATCCATGGCTCAATCGGTGGTGGCTTCCACAGCCATTCATCCTCCCCTCTGAAGTTCACAAG GTGGGAGTGACCCATTATTTCTCTTATCTTAAAGCCAAAGAGGAGATTGGCTATGCTCCCATGGTGACCTCTCGAGAGGGGATGGCTTTGACCATATCTTACTGGCAAGAGAGGAAACGGACAACTCTGGATGGACCGACAATCTATGCGTGGTTGTTTTGTGTCATTGGAATGATCTCACTGTTTTGTGGTGCTTTCTTACCTGATATAGGGATCATGTCCCTTCTCAGAACTACATGTCTATTTGTCTTTCGGTCAATGTGGGTTACAAGGCTGGTGTTTCTTCTGGCTACAGCTGCACATATTGCTGAGGCCATTTATGCTTGGTACCTGGCTAAAAGGGTGGATCCTGCCAATGCAAGAGGATGGTTTTGGCAAACTTTTGCTCTTGGGTTCTTTTCGTTGCGTTTACTATTGAAAAGAGCAAGGAAATAG
- the CAT1 gene encoding catalase-1/2 → MDPYKNRPSSAFNSPFWTTNSGAPIWNNNSSLTVGSRGPILLEDYHLVEKLANFDRERIPERVVHARGASAKGFFEVTHDISHLTCADFLRAPGVQTPLIVRFSTVIHERGSPETLRDPRGFAVKFYTREGNFDLVGNNFPVFFVRDGLKFPDMVHALKPNPKSHIQENWRILDFFSHHPESLHMFSFLFDDVGIPQDYRHMDGFGVNTYTLINKAGKALYVKFHWKTTSGEKSLLDDEAIRVGGSNHSHATQDLYDSIAAGNYPEWKLYIQTLDPENEDRLDFDPLDVTKTWPEDVLPLQPVGRMVLNKNIDNFFAENEQLAFCPAIIVPGVYYSDDKLLQTRVFSYADTQRHRLGPNYLQLPANAPKCAHHNNHHDGFMNFMHRDEEVNYFPSRYDPVRHAEKVPVPPRILGGKREKCMIEKENNFKQPGERYRSWPSDRQERFVRRWVDALSDPRVTHEIRSIWISYWSQADRSLGQKIASHLNLKPSI, encoded by the exons ATGGATCCCTACAAG AATCGGCCATCAAGCGCCTTCAATTCTCCCTTCTGGACTACAAATTCCGGTGCTCCCATCTGGAACAATAACTCATCGCTGACTGTTGGATCTAGAG GTCCAATTCTGCTGGAGGATTACCATCTGGTGGAGAAGCTTGCAAACTTTGACAGGGAACGGATCCCCGAACGTGTTGTCCACGCTCGTGGAGCTAGCGCAAAGGGTTTCTTTGAAGTCACGCATGACATTTCTCACCTCACATGTGCCGATTTCCTTCGAGCCCCTGGAGTTCAGACCCCCCTCATCGTCCGTTTCTCCACTGTTATCCACGAGCGTGGCAGCCCCGAAACCCTCAGGGATCCCAGAGGTTTTGCTGTCAAATTCTACACCAGAGAGGGTAACTTCGACCTTGTGGGAAACAACTTCCCTGTCTTCTTCGTCCGCGATGGCCTCAAGTTTCCTGACATGGTTCATGCCCTCAAACCCAACCCCAAGTCCCACATCCAGGAGAATTGGAGGATCCTCGATTTCTTCTCCCACCATCCCGAAAGCCTTCACATGTTCTCCTTCTTATTCGACGACGTTGGTATCCCTCAAGATTACAGGCATATGGATGGCTTCGGTGTCAACACCTACACCCTTATCAACAAGGCCGGCAAAGCACTCTATGTCAAATTTCATTGGAAGACCACCTCTGGCGAAAAGTCTCTTTTGGACGACGAGGCCATCAGGGTTGGAGGATCCAACCACAGTCATGCCACCCAGGACCTTTACGATTCAATTGCTGCTGGAAACTATCCTGAGTGGAAACTCTACATCCAAACATTGGATCCCGAAAACGAAGACAGGCTTGACTTTGACCCCCTTGATGTTACTAAGACCTGGCCCGAGGACGTTTTGCCCCTCCAGCCTGTTGGCCGCATGGTCTTGAATAAGAACATTGATAACTTCTTTGCCGAGAATGAACAACTTGCATTTTGCCCTGCCATTATTGTACCTGGTGTATACTACTCCGATGATAAATTGCTTCAAACTCGCGTATTCTCCTATGCTGATACCCAGAGACACAGACTTGGACCAAATTATCTGCAGCTTCCTGCTAATGCCCCTAAGTGTGCCCATCACAACAATCACCATGATGGTTTCATGAATTTCATGCACAGGGATGAAGAG GTCAATTACTTCCCTTCAAGGTATGATCCTGTCCGTCATGCGGAAAAGGTCCCCGTTCCTCCTCGTATCCTAGGTGGGAAGCGTGAAAAG TGCATGATTGAGAAGGAGAACAACTTCAAGCAACCTGGGGAGAGATACCGATCCTGGCCCTCTGACAG GCAAGAAAGGTTTGTCCGCCGATGGGTTGATGCTTTGTCTGACCCACGTGTCACCCATGAAATCCGTAGCATCTGGATATCATACTGGTCTCAG GCTGATCGTTCTCTTGGACAAAAGATAGCATCTCACCTGAACTTGAAGCCAAGTATCTAA